The nucleotide window TTGCTGCTAATGGTTTCTATGTGTCCAATGGGTCGGTGCAATATCCGGTAAACTTAATGACTATCGCAGGTAATTTCTATCATTTATTGCAGAATGTCGAGGAAATTGGCTCGGATTTAACCTTCCCACTTTCACCGATTGGATCACCATCGGTTTTAGTTAAATCATTATCGGTTACGGTAGAGTAATAGGGGACACTTTTTGGTGGGTGTAAAAAACAAGCGAATAATCAGCAAAATCAGTCATTGATCATTCTTTCACCCTATTTTTTGACAATGATTACTATCGTATAATATTGAACTAGGGATTCAAACACTTTACGATAAATTGGAATAATTCTCTTGAATGAAAATGAATTATCTGATATAGTAGCAATCAATTATATACTTTCTTACTTCAATACCTTTTGAAGTGAGGATAGAGGCGCAAAGACCATTAGTAGACAATTTGAGGATAATGAGATCCTTAGACGATTGTGGAAAGGGGAATTTGCCGAAGCTTCAGTGATACTCATTGTCCCCGAAGCTGGTTCTGCTGTTGAACAAGCACAGGACTGTCATATAGGAAACTATATGGAGGGCTATCCACGCATAGGAACTTATTTTCATTATGTTTCTACAGCAGCAGTGGGGTTTCCTCGTTGCTGCTTTTTCATGTCGTTTTATAAATGGCATCGGCCCCTCTAATTTAAAAAATTTGATAAAAAGGGTGAGAATGATGAATTTTGGCCAAGTTTTAACGGCAATGGTGACGCCATTTGATCAACAGGGTGAGATTGATTTTAATGCAACAAAAAATTTAGTGAATTATTTAATTTCGAATGGGACCGATGGATTAGTTGTCGCGGGAACAACAGGTGAGTCCCCTACATTAACAACTGAGGAAAAGGTCGCTTTATTTAGATATGTTGTCAAGGTGGTGGATGGCAGAATCCCTGTTATTGCCGGAACGGGCTCGAATAACACTAGAGCTTCGATTAGTTTAACCAAGCAAGCCGAAGAAGTAGGCGTAGATGGAATTATGCTTGTTGCTCCATACTACAATAAGCCATCTCAAGAAGGTTTATACCAACATTTTAAAGCTATAGCTGGATCTACTTCATTGCCGGTAATGCTCTATAATATCCCTGGCCGAACCGGTATTAATATGAATGTTGACACCATTGTTCGCCTTTCCAAAGTTTCAAATATTGTTTCAATCAAAGAAGCGAGCGGGAACCTTGATGCTATGGCAGAAATTATTAGTCAAACAGCCGAGGATTTTACGCTGTACAGTGGTGATGACGGCTTAACATTGCCTGTTTTAGCCATTGGTGGTACGGGAATTATCTCTGTTGCTTCCCATATCATTGGTAATGAAATGCAGGAGATAGTCAATAACTATAAAAATGGACAGCTTAAAGAGGCTGCGGCGGCACATCGACGATTACTCCCGATTATGAAAGCCTTATTTGCAGCGCCAAACCCTACCCCGGTAAAGGCGGCATTAAACATGACGGGGGTCCATGTCGGAGGCGTTCGTTTACCATTAGTACCGTTAACCAGTAACGAAGAACTGGCACTAAAAGATGTTTTACCATTTGGAATCATGGAAGGATAATTAGACATAAAAGCTGCCTATCTACAACTAGATAAGCAGCTTTTTTTAGCGAAAAGTAGTTATATACCTTTATAAGCTAATCGATAAATCTCAGCCAATTCTGTTACTAACGGTAGTTTTGGATTGGCAGTTGTGCATTGATCTTCAAAGGCACGGTTTGCCAGCAGATCAACCTTGCTTTCAAATTCAACATGATCGATATGGTTTGCGGAAAGGCTCATTGGAACATCTAGTTCTTTCGCCAATTGAATGATAGCCTGAACGAGACTTTCCACCCCCTCCTCAGTCGTCTTCGCAGGTAAGCCAAGCATTCTGGCTATTTCTGCATACCGTTTGTCAGCCTTGAAATGGTCATACTTCGGAAACGCAGTAAACTTCCTCGGTTTTAATGCATTATAGCGAATAACATGTGGCATGAGCACGGCATTCGCACGACCATGGGCGATATGGAATTCGGCCCCTAATTTATGCGCAAGGCTATGGTTAATACCTAAAAAGGCATTTGCAAAGGCCATACCGGCAATCGTTGACGCATTATGAACTTTTTCACGGGCCTCTTCATCACTGCCATTTCTGTAAGCTCTTGGCAGGTATTCAAATACCAATTGAATTGCCTTCATCGCCAGACCGTCCGTAAAGTCATTCGCCATACAAGAGACATAGGCTTCGATCGCATGTGTCAATACGTCCAAACCTGTATCGGCGGTAATATGTTTTGGAACGGTCATTACGAATTGTGGATCAATAATCGCTACATCCGGTGTCAATTCATAGTCTGCAAGAGGATATTTAATATTGGCCTCTTTATCGGTAATAACTGAGAATGATGTTACTTCGGATCCAGTTCCAGATGTTGTCGGAATTGCCACGAATTGAGCCCTTTCACCAAGATGCGGATACTTAACAATCCGTTTGCGAATGTCTAAGAATTTTTGTTTTAAGCCAAAGAACTCTGCATCCGGATATTCATAGAACAACCACATTCCTTTGGCAGCATCCATTGCTGAACCGCCACCAAGAGCAATAATCACATCCGGCTGGAATTTAGCCATCATTTCAGCCCCCTTCATCACTGTTTCAATGGAAGGATCCGGTTCTACCTCCGAAAAAATTTCACAATGGACATAATCTGGACGTTTCCTTAAATAGTAAAGCACCTTATCTACATATCCTAATTTTACCATTCCAGGGTCAGTGACAATAAATGCTTTCGAGATCTTAGGCATTTTCGCTAAATACTGGGTAGAATTTTTCTCAAAGTAAATTTTGGATGGTACTTTAAACCATTGCATATTGACATTCCTTTTCGCAACTTTTTTAATATTGATTAAATGAACCGCACCAACGTTAGTAGATACAGAGTTTCCACCATACGAACCGCAGCCAAGTGTCAATGAAGGAAGGTAAGCGTTATAAATATCACCAATCGCACCCTGTGAAGAAGGAGCATTTACGATGATTCGCCCGGCTTTCATTCGTAAGCCAAATTCCTTGATGACAGTTTGATCAGTAGTATGAATGACCGCGGAATGTCCTAAACCACCAAATTCAAGCATTTCTTCCGCTCTTTTATAGCCTTCCTCATGACCACTAACCTTAAAGCAGGCTAAGACTGGACTTAACTTTTCTCTTGATAATGGATACTTAGGACCTACGCCTTTTACCTCCGCCACAAGGATTTTTGTGTTTTCTGGAACAATAACACCTGCCAAGGCAGCAATTTTTGAAGCAGCCATACCAACGATGTTTGGATTAACGGCACATGAATGTTCATTGATTACTAATGTTTCAACCTTTTCTCTTTCTTCCTCATTTAAGAAATAGCAATTGTTCGCAATCATTTCCCGTTTTACATCAGGATAAATTTCTTTATCAATTATAACGGCTTGTTCAGAGGCACAAATCATGCCGTTATCGAATGTTTTTGATAAAATTAAATCGTTGACCGCCTGATTTAGATTGGCTGTTTTTTCAATATAACAAGGTACATTCCCAGGTCCAACGCCAAGGGCAGGTTTACCAGAGCTGTATGCAGATTTGACCATGCCAGCCCCACCAGTTGCGAGAATCATTGATATTTTCGTGTGGTTCATCAATGCTTGCGTCGCCTCAAGGGATGGAGTATCAATCCATTGGATACAATTTTCTGGTGCTCCGGCTTTAATCGCTGCATCTCTTAGGACCCTTGCTGCTTCACTGCTGCATTTCTGTGCCGATGGATGAAAGGCGAATATGATTGGATTTCTTGTCTTTATCGATATTAGTGCTTTAAACATGGTAGTAGAAGTTGGGTTTGTGACAGGTGTAACCCCAGCGATAACCCCTACTGGCTCAGCAATTTCTATCATTCCTTCATGTTCGTTCTCATTAATGATACCAACCGTTTTATCATATTTGATATTATGATAGACATACTCTGTCGCAAACATATTTTTGATGATTTTATCTTCATAGACGCCTCTGCCAGTTTCCTCAACAGCAAGTTTTGCAAGTGGCATATGCTGATCAAGGCCTGCTAACGCCATTTGCTTAACGATCTCATCCACCATTTCTTGATCAAAGCCGCGGAATTCCTCTAATGCCATTAAACCATTTTCCACCAAGACATCGATCATTTTCGTTACAGTTTGTTTTTCTTTTCCTACCATTTCTACCATTGTCATGATTGTCCCTCCAATTGGATACATACTCATTCAAATGTTTTAATATTCTAAATTATAATAACAAAGTGTATTTCTAAATTAATGTGATGTATTTCACAAAAATAATGAACATATTTCAACAGTTATAATTTTCACTTACCTTATTCACAAACTGGATTTCGTGGGATTTTTTCAAATGAAATTTCTGTTAAAATCTTTGAATACTTTTTGACAATAATTACGTAATTGACAGTCCAAATATAGGCAGGAATTTCTTCATTTTCTTTAAACAGCATCGCCTCAAATTCATCTCCCACTGTTTCCTCAAATATCTCCTGAGTATAGGTTTCAGAATCGGTCGCGAAGGTTTTCCATTCACAAATCATCATGTCTAATCACTCCTTATTCCTTTATGAATTTATCATAGCATGAATTTTATATAACAGATTGTGAAATATTGAACAAACTATGAATTTTGGCTAATATTACTAATAATAGTCATAAAACCGTATTGAACCTGTTTTCGGATTATTTTTTTATCAAAAACTATAAGGAATACGAAACCGTTTACAATCACTTTGTTATATTAATATAATAAAATGATATTCTTTTCTTCTATTAACAAACTTCACATATTAAGTACGTTAGTTTTTACACTAGTATACACGAAGTGTAATGTGGTATATATTTTATTGGCGACTTGTCATAAATCTGTTGGAAATTTGCCCAAAGAAACACAGCAAACACTATTTCTTTGAAAAAGGATGAGAACCAAAAACATGAATCAATCTCCTATACTTTCATTTGAATTTCTTGATTCAAACGGTAAAATAAAACCGCTAACATTTCAAGATCCGATCCGGCTGATTACAGCACACACTATCACAGACGTAATCCCTTGCTTACAACTTGTTGAGGAGGCAATTAAAAATGGGTTCTATGCTGCCGGCTTTTTATCCTACGAAAGTGCACCAGCATTCGATTCCTCCTATATAGTCAATAGGGGAAATAAAATGCCTCTCTTATGGTTTGGAATTTTTCGAGAGCCGCTGCACCAATCACTTATCAGTACTAATCCTTATTCACTTTCCCAATGGGAATCATCCGTTGACAGGGATGAATACAATCAATCAATATTATCCATAAAAACCAAGATTGAAAGCGGAAACACTTACCAGACAAATTATACCATTCGTCTGAATTCTCATTTTTGCGGTGACGATATTGCATTTTTTGAAAAACTAAAAGCGGCACAAGCGTCCAATTACTGTGCCTATCTCAATACCGGTGAGCATAGCATTTTATCTGCCTCTCCCGAATTGTTTTTTCACTTGAAAGGTGACTTCATCACAACCAGGCCAATGAAAGGAACAATAAAAAGAGGCAAAACCATTGCTGAAGATGAAGCGAACGCCAAGTGGCTTTACTATTCAGAAAAAAACCGCGCTGAAAATGTGATGATCGTCGACCTGCTTCGCAACGATTTAAGCATGATCGCTGAACTTGGTACTGTTTCCGTGCCAAAGCTCTTTGAAATCGAACAATACCCAACCGTCCATCAAATGACCTCGTCAATAACGGCAAAGGTTTCTAGCCAAACAACCATTATTGATGTTTTTAAGGCACTTTTTCCCTGCGGTTCTATTACTGGTGCGCCAAAGGTCAGCACGATGGGAATCATCACTGACTTGGAATCGACACCGCGTGAGGTTTATTGTGGAGCGATTGGCTTTATAACACCTGAAAAGGAAGCCATCTTTAATGTCCCGATTCGAACCGTATTCATTGAACATCAATCGGGGCACGCAACCTATGGTGTTGGCGGGGGAATCACCTGGGATTCCACAGCTGAGGGTGAATATCAAGAAATTCTGGCTAAAGCAAGTTTTCTCAAAGAAAGCAATGCTGAGTTTCAATTGCTGGAAAGCTTGTTATTGGAAAAAGGAGAATATTTCCTATTCGAAGAACATCTCCATCGCCTGAAAAATTCGGCTCAATACTTTGGATATCCATGTGATACGAAGGATATCCAAAGGGATCTAGAAACTTTTTCGAAAGAAAATGGAGATGTTCTTATGAAGGTCCGGCTGCTTTTAGCGGAAAACGGAGTGATCAACATTGAAGGTACTCCGATTGCTCAACAAGGGTCAGCATTGAAGGTAATACTTGCCAATGAACCTGTAGATAAAAATAATCTTTATTTGTACCATAAAACAACAAATCGAGAAGTATATTCTTCATTTCAACATGAGAAGCCCACCGAAGTTTTCGACGTTCTCCTTTGGAATTATGACAGTGAACTAACAGAGTTTACAAATGGAAATGTCGTCTTGGAAATAGGGGGCTCATTATGGACACCGCCTATTGAGAGCGGATTGTTAGCAGGCACGTTTCGTGAGGTATTACTAAGGAATGGAGAAATCCGCGAAAAAATCGTAACCGTTGCAGATTTACATAAAAGTACAAAAATCTGGTTCATCAATAGTGTGCGTAAATGGCTGGAAGTACAACTTATCAACCACTAAAAGAAAGCGAACAGTATCGGCACTGTTCGCTATTTTTCAATTTATTTAAATATAGTTGAGACCATTTGATCGTAGGTCATTTCGCTATCCACTACATATACTCCTGGACGCAGACGGTTTTCTAGACCTTTATGCTCAATATCCTGTGAAAAAGCAAATGCATCCTTTACTAAACTTGCTTGCGCAAGTGCCTTCCCTACATCGATACTTGTCATACCCTCTGCAACATTCACAACGACTTTCGTAACAGTTTTGGTAGACTGGTTATCGGCAGGAGTGGCTGTTTTTTGGCCAGACGCCTTTGCGTCATTGACGTTTTTTTCGAATTCAGCTTTCGTTTGAACAACATAGCCTTTCGTCTCTAGCTTTTGTTTCATCTCTTTTTCTGAAGGCTTGACAGTTAAGCGGTTTTCAGCCGTTTTGACAGTGGTTGTTGACTGTTCACTTGGATTAGCCAAGTAGACGGCACCAAAAATAGTTGTGCTGATAAGAATTCCTGCTGCAAAGCTGCCTAGTAAGTTAATTCTCATTTGCAGCCGCTCTCCCTTCATCCTTTACTTCCTGAAAAGGGGCAAGGAGCTGTTCGATTTCATTTTCAGTTACTTGTTTCATCTCTGCAATGCTCTCAATCGAGTAATTACGTCTATATAAATCTAGTACTTCCCGTTTTAAAAGCTTTTCCTGAGCAGAATGTTTAATTCCTGCATCCTTCGTGAGCACTTCCATGTCAAGCTCCATATTCCGAATTGACTCTTGCAATGCATTGATTTCCTTCATTGTGGATATATGAATCAAATCAATTTGTTTATGTTCTTCTTTCGCGGTCCGATTCAATTTTAATAAAGAAATAGTTAGTAAGATTGCGGATAGCAAAAACAATCCGGCTAAAGTCCATTCCATCAAATTAAATTCCTCCTCTACTTTATGCAAGTCCTTATTATACATCCAAACTTGCATTTTTGCGCTTTTAAACTCAAAAATACATCAAAAGTCTGAGGGACCTTACAAAATTTGTAGTTGGAGGAAACTATTTTTTGTAGATTAAGGGTATTCCATGGTGGATTTGGACTGATCACTTATTTTTCTGAATTTATACTCATAATTTGGATAAAATAGATTCGAGCAATTTATTTTATTGCTCAAAAAAATCGTCGGGAGTGATGTATCATGGCTAGAAACAAACTGTTGGTTCCTGGAGCGGGCAATGTTTTGGATCAAATGAAAGAAGAAATTGCTAACGAGTTTGGAGTACAACTTGGTGCTGATACGACCGCACGAGCAAACGGTTCAGTCGGCGGCGAGATGACAAAACGACTTATTGCTTATGCTGAACAATCATTGCGAAATCAACAAGGTCAGTAACCTGTGATTTCAGAAAAGGGTGTCCAGTTGGACACCCTTTCTTCTACCAATTAATTTGCAAATAGAATGTTGATTTCAGCATCTGCCTCGACCATTCTTCCAAAACGATATCCCTCAATAAGCACATGTCGTTCATGATCACTGAGTCTGCGTTCCCACTTGGTTTCTAAATACAAAATAGCCTCATTATAAAAAATTTCCGGGTAGTCAAACGGGGTAGTCATACATGCAACTCCATCCATATAATAATG belongs to Neobacillus sp. OS1-2 and includes:
- the dapA gene encoding 4-hydroxy-tetrahydrodipicolinate synthase, with product MMNFGQVLTAMVTPFDQQGEIDFNATKNLVNYLISNGTDGLVVAGTTGESPTLTTEEKVALFRYVVKVVDGRIPVIAGTGSNNTRASISLTKQAEEVGVDGIMLVAPYYNKPSQEGLYQHFKAIAGSTSLPVMLYNIPGRTGINMNVDTIVRLSKVSNIVSIKEASGNLDAMAEIISQTAEDFTLYSGDDGLTLPVLAIGGTGIISVASHIIGNEMQEIVNNYKNGQLKEAAAAHRRLLPIMKALFAAPNPTPVKAALNMTGVHVGGVRLPLVPLTSNEELALKDVLPFGIMEG
- the adhE gene encoding bifunctional acetaldehyde-CoA/alcohol dehydrogenase, coding for MTMVEMVGKEKQTVTKMIDVLVENGLMALEEFRGFDQEMVDEIVKQMALAGLDQHMPLAKLAVEETGRGVYEDKIIKNMFATEYVYHNIKYDKTVGIINENEHEGMIEIAEPVGVIAGVTPVTNPTSTTMFKALISIKTRNPIIFAFHPSAQKCSSEAARVLRDAAIKAGAPENCIQWIDTPSLEATQALMNHTKISMILATGGAGMVKSAYSSGKPALGVGPGNVPCYIEKTANLNQAVNDLILSKTFDNGMICASEQAVIIDKEIYPDVKREMIANNCYFLNEEEREKVETLVINEHSCAVNPNIVGMAASKIAALAGVIVPENTKILVAEVKGVGPKYPLSREKLSPVLACFKVSGHEEGYKRAEEMLEFGGLGHSAVIHTTDQTVIKEFGLRMKAGRIIVNAPSSQGAIGDIYNAYLPSLTLGCGSYGGNSVSTNVGAVHLINIKKVAKRNVNMQWFKVPSKIYFEKNSTQYLAKMPKISKAFIVTDPGMVKLGYVDKVLYYLRKRPDYVHCEIFSEVEPDPSIETVMKGAEMMAKFQPDVIIALGGGSAMDAAKGMWLFYEYPDAEFFGLKQKFLDIRKRIVKYPHLGERAQFVAIPTTSGTGSEVTSFSVITDKEANIKYPLADYELTPDVAIIDPQFVMTVPKHITADTGLDVLTHAIEAYVSCMANDFTDGLAMKAIQLVFEYLPRAYRNGSDEEAREKVHNASTIAGMAFANAFLGINHSLAHKLGAEFHIAHGRANAVLMPHVIRYNALKPRKFTAFPKYDHFKADKRYAEIARMLGLPAKTTEEGVESLVQAIIQLAKELDVPMSLSANHIDHVEFESKVDLLANRAFEDQCTTANPKLPLVTELAEIYRLAYKGI
- the pabB gene encoding aminodeoxychorismate synthase component I, whose amino-acid sequence is MNQSPILSFEFLDSNGKIKPLTFQDPIRLITAHTITDVIPCLQLVEEAIKNGFYAAGFLSYESAPAFDSSYIVNRGNKMPLLWFGIFREPLHQSLISTNPYSLSQWESSVDRDEYNQSILSIKTKIESGNTYQTNYTIRLNSHFCGDDIAFFEKLKAAQASNYCAYLNTGEHSILSASPELFFHLKGDFITTRPMKGTIKRGKTIAEDEANAKWLYYSEKNRAENVMIVDLLRNDLSMIAELGTVSVPKLFEIEQYPTVHQMTSSITAKVSSQTTIIDVFKALFPCGSITGAPKVSTMGIITDLESTPREVYCGAIGFITPEKEAIFNVPIRTVFIEHQSGHATYGVGGGITWDSTAEGEYQEILAKASFLKESNAEFQLLESLLLEKGEYFLFEEHLHRLKNSAQYFGYPCDTKDIQRDLETFSKENGDVLMKVRLLLAENGVINIEGTPIAQQGSALKVILANEPVDKNNLYLYHKTTNREVYSSFQHEKPTEVFDVLLWNYDSELTEFTNGNVVLEIGGSLWTPPIESGLLAGTFREVLLRNGEIREKIVTVADLHKSTKIWFINSVRKWLEVQLINH
- a CDS encoding aminodeoxychorismate lyase — its product is MRINLLGSFAAGILISTTIFGAVYLANPSEQSTTTVKTAENRLTVKPSEKEMKQKLETKGYVVQTKAEFEKNVNDAKASGQKTATPADNQSTKTVTKVVVNVAEGMTSIDVGKALAQASLVKDAFAFSQDIEHKGLENRLRPGVYVVDSEMTYDQMVSTIFK
- a CDS encoding alpha/beta-type small acid-soluble spore protein — its product is MARNKLLVPGAGNVLDQMKEEIANEFGVQLGADTTARANGSVGGEMTKRLIAYAEQSLRNQQGQ